DNA sequence from the Rutidosis leptorrhynchoides isolate AG116_Rl617_1_P2 unplaced genomic scaffold, CSIRO_AGI_Rlap_v1 contig555, whole genome shotgun sequence genome:
tttgttgatgatagtctTGCCTTTATGAAAGCATCTGAGTCAAATTGTGATCATTTTCTGGAGGTCTTGGAGCTGTATAAGAAGGCAGCGGACCAGACTGTAAATTTTAGTAAGTCAAGCTTGTTTTTTAGCAAGAACGTTACTGAGGAAGCACAAGGATCGCTCAAAGCAAAGCTTGGAGTGACTAAATTGTTGGGAGACATTAATTACCAAGGGCTGCCAATAATTATTCGGAGGAA
Encoded proteins:
- the LOC139884461 gene encoding uncharacterized protein; this encodes MGGVWADSVSHLLFVDDSLAFMKASESNCDHFLEVLELYKKAADQTVNFSKSSLFFSKNVTEEAQGSLKAKLGVTKLLGDINYQGLPIIIRRKKQVSFEYLRDRVKNKVAN